One genomic region from Drosophila busckii strain San Diego stock center, stock number 13000-0081.31 chromosome 3R, ASM1175060v1, whole genome shotgun sequence encodes:
- the LOC108602924 gene encoding zinc finger CCCH domain-containing protein 14, whose protein sequence is MDCNLGSEIGQKMRSAVKAKLLELGTGGSSGFIDDELPDYVMVMVANKRTKQQMNAELNLFLGEQTDLFVTWLHEVLQKLQEVTLPASSATSKKRKSRQAETPKGKEKEKEKDKKGKDKRDKRAPRKSDEDQLNNSAEAKSRTGDTVPAITSITDVFAEELLEKAKKTLDVDPALKDELLNKKKKRKSENATEQPQPETEAQPDVPTTSEISSTTTSGNREKDLAELAEIQRKIYAAKQHLRKIGELENESDDDLEELEQEEDILNLNEQEETPAIATNVTPVVQTRRVKSPIVFNRTAEKPKVSCEAGAQRPSEDRRSVHDRLGNKAAQQPTPPERAQRTQKNLELYVPAHRRRSEQQPEQQERNQRNERQSSRKHEPVRSSRRSSRSPSPKQRIGSRVIVAVNKPPVPSDDEDILEKPVNSVIKIKPRPLVSPRRQACKNLLLRAVADAQRSTILAKTPAVTTTTTTTSKQHANNDEPEIISSTLGKRRLNDSNAVVPGQELFRRSRRELLVNVLQRDSKRSRRSADETQTEQRARVDEQQQEGLEQAAEYVPSLSVGLFEEYVPQLGTNVELEIDMHSSSGLNTSNSAKTQFVVTLNGDKKLGNAAAAAAAAAYRKRSAKRTPSPQVSSTSNQTTAALPSSTTSGSNSGRRNRTKRPHSSSRSSPSTSSNTPPPRTTRSLQRSEILRQPKEVKKLIIKNIADDDEDDEHQQPPATSPPKRASNRKANGHKLEQQTRSTTPPLPSKRIEDKAEAATITDVPTVKAKHTPIRFKLKPEEELSPAKKRRSGSKERDRISIRHAEDKKYDNLPALSAVSVDSAALKVSKPKERCKYHPNCSKQFCEFYHPTAPCKSFPNCKFADKCMYSHPKCKFDLSCISIDCNFAHTGARDLSHVPLAAPPLSSHVIPVQNYKSISAPVTATTATTMCKYYPSCTKVGCTFYHPKPCRYGKNCINKLECIFYHPEMQSKFKWVASLG, encoded by the exons ATGGATTGCAATCTTGGCAGCGAAATTGGGCAGAAAATGCGG AGTGCGGTGAAGGCGAAACTGCTAGAATTAGGCACAGGCGGCTCTTCCGGCTTCATTGACGACGAGCTTCCCGACTACGTAATGGTTATGGTGGCTAACAAACGCACCAAACAGCAAATGAACGCCGAGCTCAATCTTTTCCTTGGCGAGCAGACAGATCTCTTTGTTACGTGGTTGCATGAGGTGCTGCAGAAGTTGCAAGAGGTCACGCTACCGGCTTCCAGTG caaCCAGCAAGAAGCGCAAGTCACGACAGGCCGAAACACCAAAAGGGAAGGAGAAGGAAAAAGAAAAGGATAAAAAGGGAAAAGACAAAAGGGACAAACGAGCGCCTCGAAAATCTGATGAAGATCAGCTTAACAACAGTGCAGAAGCCAAGTCTAGAACAGGAGATACAGTGCCGGCTATAACTTCCATAACCGATGTGTTTGCCGAGGAGCTGCTGGAAAAGGCCAAAAAGACACTTGACGTAGATCCTGCACTTAAGGATGAACTGCTCAATAAGAAAAAGAAACGCAAGTCGGAAAACGCCACAGAGCAGCCGCAGCCCGAAACCGAAGCTCAGCCTGATGTACCAACCACGTCAGAGATAAGCTCAACTACCACTAGTGGCAATCGTGAAAAGGATTTGGCTGAATTAGCTGAAATACAAcggaaaatttatgcagctaaaCAACATTTGCGTAAAATTGGCGAGCTAGAGAATGAAAGCGATGACGACTTggaggagctggagcaggaggAGGATATACTAAATCTTAACGAACAGGAGGAAACTCCCGCAATAGCGACGAACGTTACACCTGTAGTTCAAACACGCAGGGTCAAGAGTCCCATTGTCTTCAATAGAACAGCAGAGAAACCCAAAGTTTCCTGTGAGGCCGGAGCGCAGCGTCCTAGTGAGGATCGGCGTTCAGTGCATGATCGTCTGGGCAAtaaggcagcgcagcagcctACACCGCCGGAGCGTGCGCAGCGCACACAAAAGAACCTGGAGCTCTATGTGCCGGCGCATCGACGtcgcagcgagcagcagccgGAGCAGCAGGAGCGCAACCAACGCAACGAACGCCAGTCAAGTCGTAAACATGAGCCTGTGCGCAGCAGTCGCCGCTCCTCGCGCAGTCCCAGTCCGAAGCAACGCATAGGCTCACGTGTAATTGTGGCTGTCAATAAGCCTCCAGTGCCATCCGATGATGAGGATATACTGGAGAAGCCCGTGAATTCAGTAATCAAGATAAAGCCGCGTCCGCTTGTATCGCCACGCCGGCAAGCCTGCAAGAATCTATTGCTACGTGCCGTGGCAGACGCACAACGCTCCACTATCTTGGCCAAGACaccagcagtaacaacaacaacaacaacaacaagcaagcagCACGCAAACAACGATGAGCCCGAGATTATAAGCTCTACGTTAGGTAAGAGGCGTTTAAATGACAGCAACGCTGTTGTGCCTGGCCAGGAACTATTTCGCCGCAGTCGCCGTGAGCTGTTGGTTAATGTGCTGCAAAGAGACAGCAAACGTTCGAGACGCAGCGCAGATGAAACGCAAACGGAACAGCGAGCACGTGTGgacgaacagcagcaggaagGACTTGAGCAGGCGGCTGAGTATGTACCCAGCTTAAGCGTTGGACTTTTTGAAGAGTACGTGCCGCAGCTAGGAACCAACGTTGAGCTAGAAATTGATATGCATAGCAGCTCTGGCTTAAACACTAGCAACAGCGCcaaaacacaatttgttgttaccCTAAACGGGGATAAGAAATTGggcaacgctgctgccgctgcagctgctgcggcctATCGTAAGCGTTCAGCCAAACGCACGCCTTCACCACAAGTGTCCTCCACCAGCAATCAGACCACAGCAGCATTGCCTAGCTCAACcacaagtggcagcaacagcggaaGACGCAACAGAACCAAGCGCCCACACAGCTCGTCACGGTCTTCGCCTTCCACATCAAGCAATACACCGCCACCACGCACCACACGCAGCTTGCAACGCAGCGAAATATTGCGACAGCCAAAAGAAGTTAAAAAGCTAATCATTAAGAATATAgccgatgatgatgaggatgatgaGCATCAACAGCCGCCAGCTACCTCACCGCCAAAGCGCGCCAGCAACAGAAAAGCCAACGGGCAcaagctggagcagcaaaCTCGCTCGACTACGCCACCACTGCCCTCAAAGCGAATCGAAGACAAAGCTGAAGCCGCAACAATCACAGATGTGCCAACAGTGAAGGCAAAGCATACACCCATACGCTTTAAGCTCAAGCCGGAGGAGGAGCTATCGCCGGCCAAGAAGCGTCGCTCGGGCAGCAAGGAGCGTGATAGAATCTCTATACGTCATGCTGAGGataaaaaatatgacaatTTGCCAGCCT tAAGCGCCGTCAGCGTTGACTCGGCTGCTTTAAAGGTGTCCAAGCCCAAGGAACGCTGCAAATATCATCCAAATtgtagcaaacaattttgcgAGTTCTATCATCCGACAGCGCCTTGCAAATCGTTTCccaattgcaaatttgcagACAAGTGCATGTATTCGCATCCCAAATGCAAATTCGATTTGTCCTGCATAAGTATTGATTGCAATTTTGCGCACACTGGAGCACGCGATCTCAGCCATGTGCCGTTGGCAGCGCCGCCTTTAT cctCGCATGTGATACCCGTGCAGAACTACAAATCAATTTCGGCACCGGTTACGGCTACTACTGCAACTACCATGTGCAAATATTATCCGAGCTGCACCAAGGTCGGCTGCACTTTCTATCATCCAAAGCCGTGTCGCTATGGCAAGAATTGCATTAACAAGCTGGAGTGCATCTTCTATCATCCGGAAATGCAGAGCAAATTTAAATGGGTCGCCTCCTTGGGCtaa